TTTGTAGCCGAATTAAAGCTGTAGGGATTTTGGCATTTTGAAGGGTGTTTTGCCGAATACCGGGGAATTTTGGAGCGGTCTGATGACCGAGACCGGGGTGTTGCGATGGGCCGGCGTAGTCCGGCACGAGGCGCTGCCGTTCGCCGTTTATTGCCGAAGTGGTCCAAGAATATTTGCAGCGAGAAGGCGTGTTCGGCTTGTACTCTCCGCCGAGGAGGCCACAATATAACGGTGCGATCGAAGCGGGCATAGGATCTTTGAAAAGTCGAATCGAACGTAGAGCTGCCTGGGAAGGCCATCCGGAAGTGTGGAACGCTGAGGATGTGGAGGCGGCTCGACGGGAAGCCAATGCCTTGGCTCGACCGAGAGGAGGTCTGGGTCCTACTCCCGAGACGCTTTGGAAAAGTCGGGAGAGAGTCGCGACAGAATCTCGCGATCAGTTCCGAGAGCTTGTTGAAATCCATCGGAACCGAGCTATGAAGGAGGAAGGAATATCTCCTTCGGGAGTGTTGCTCGAGCAGGAATCTCGCCGTATGGATCGAATTGCTTTACGCCGTGCTCTCGTCGATCACGGCGATCTTTTGTTCAAGAGAGGGCCAATTCCTCTAGGAATTAAATCGCAAAAAACGGCAAATATTACGTGAGGGGTACATTTTTTTGATAGCACAAGAGGTTGGCTCCCTGCTAAATATTTGAAAATCGGAGACCGAATACAAGGCAACGAAAAAGAGTGGTTATCGATCACAGATTTATTCGAAGACAAAGAAGTAGAACCGGTCTATAACTTAAGAATCGCTGACTATCACACTTATTTTGTTGGAGAAGATTTTTGGAGCTGGTGCATTTGGGCGCATAATCATTATTTTGAGGTTGGCGCGTTTAATGAATTAAAGCAGATAACGGGCTGGGCGAGGCATCACGTTCCACAAACAGTGGTCGCATTGGCTCACGGAGCCACCGATTTTGTGCGAGCAAACGGGCCTGCTATTCGTATACCAGAATGGATGCATAAGGAGATTATTCACTTAGAGTCTGTTCCAAAAGCCCCTATTTCGGATGAATTTCTCGAGGATTTGTAGGGTTAGTCCCGGCTTTTGGAACAGACTCTTAACTGAGAGTGGTTTTTTTGCTAAAGAAGCTGGAAACATTTCACAGCATATTAAAAGTCATTTGCAGCAATTGAGTAACATGGGTGTGCCTAAACAATATTTGCAAGAATTGAAACAACTTATAAAGTGGTGGGAATTCGGATAAATTGAACTGAAAAATATTTCTTATTTTATGAGGTATTGGTGACATTATGCACTCGGAGATGATAGAAAATGTCGCCCTCCATTATTATAACTCCGTTGTTATTGGAGTTATAAGAATGCTCGGGCGAATTCGGGATTTGAATTTGGGCGATTCGCGCAATCCACGTTACAATGACTTGAAAAAATTGCTTCAAAATTTAAATAAATTTGATCCCGAAGATAAATCTTTGCTGATTTCAGGATTAGTAGCAGTGGCTGAATATTCTTGTTATGCTACTGCTGGATTTGTTGAGCATTATAATTCATTTGAATCTGATAACAATAATGATTTATACCCTTCTCTCGTTCTATCGTACAAATATGAAAAAGATGGCGTAATTTCATCAGAGGACGTGGCATCATATCAAGACGGCTTCTCAGATGGCTCCTTCGAATCAGCCTTCATGAAAGTTGCATCATCACCTCAAATGAAAGATCTCGTTCAAAGTAAATTGGTGGAAATATTAGCCAAACTAAATTAGCAGAAATTGTTTCTAAGAAGCCCTAACAAAATCTCTTTTTATAGCAGTATTCAATGGACAAATTGTGGTTTTGTTAGGGCCTCTAAGGCTTTGTCTCTTCATCGTCAACGCACACACACTCACACATGTGCCTTGAATTCTATCTAAGAGACTCTATCGATGCCTTAAATTGCCGATCGAATAACGCCAAAAACGAGGGTTCTATTAGAGCTTACAGACAATCGATCACATTGCAAACGGATTTGGTCGTTAATCTCTTGTCAATTCTTCTTGCGAGTTGATATGTGAAATTTAAAGATCGAAAAGAATTCGGAGTATTCCTTCATAACCAGTTCTTGGGATATTAGCGATATGGATGCACTCTACATTCTCAAAAACTCTACTTTTGATAACTTTGAGATTCAGTACTCCCTCCGAAGCCTCCAAACTCATATTCCTTTCATTCGTAAGGTTTGGGTCTTCGGAGATAAGCCAACATTTCTTTCGTGCAACAAATCGATCATCGAGCATGTGCCTCATGAGTATATGGCAAGTCCTTTGGGTTTTAAATCACCAGTCACAAATACGTTTCTTATAACATTTCTTGGATCAATAATACCTGGGATGGACGAAGAATTCCTCTGGTTCTGTGATGATTTCTTCCTTCTGAAAGATTTCCCACCTGAGGAGGCTTGTAAAGATCGCTATTACGAAGATATGTCAAAAGTTACAACTCGAGGTCGACGGGTGACACTGGCACCCCATCTCAATAAACGCAAGTCGATGTAAAATCTAGACTTGGGTGGCACTGTCTATCTGACAGTGCCATTTAGAACTCACCCATCCTACAACAACAAATCACCCTATTTCAACCCAGAAGGAATTCATGCCCCGGCGGGTGGCAATGGCAAGCATTCTTAATCAGCGCATGTCGTTATCCAGTAACGGTTTGAGTGGCACTGGCCATCTGCGAGTGCGTTTCTGCAATAAAGCGTTCTTTCTGCTCGAATTTGTGCCTGAGAGGGTGACAATTCTCTGGCACTTTTTTCTCCCACGCACTGGCAGTTAGCCAGTGCCACGCGCCCGTGACTATTCGATACTAGCAGGGTGAGATTCCCTGTCGAAAGGAGGCTTGGCCTTTTGTACCCGAAGGTAACTGCGTCGCCGTGAGGCGGGGTGGGGAGCAACCCGAGGGGAGCATCTCGTCCGCAATAAAGTGAACTCGTTTCGGCAGCGGATACCGGCGAGCCTGCGTGGCTAAGGCGAAGCTAGCAAAGCCGGATTGACCGAGAGGTCCGCCAGTGGTTTGGAGAACTAATGGCGACGGCATCATCCCGAGATAAAGCCCCAAGCGAGTCGAGGGAGGTATCCGATGTGGTTGGAGGCGGAAGGAAAGCGAAGGTATCGAATGTAAGCGGGGATATCCGAGGCGCCGGGGAAGGCAAATGCCTTGTGCGTCGGAAGTCAGAGCGTTCATAGTAGCGTAGAAATCGGGTAATACCGAGGGAGCGAAGGGACGTAGGAAGGTGGATTTCGAGGTTACATGAGCAGGAAAGAGAAACCGTCGTCAGTGCCAGTGGCTAAGCAAGGCGGAGAAGCCGGCGACCGAACTCCGGGAACCGTTAGTAGGGTCCGAGAGCAATGGTCGTGGGCGGAACCTGCGGTGTGGACTGATCGGATGTTGAGTGCGCTCGAAGCGGGCGTTAAAGGAGGCGTCTGGTTTAGCTTGATGGACAAGGTGTGCAAGAAGAGGAACCTGAAGTCGTCGGCGACGAAAGTCATAGCGAATGCGGGTTCGGCAGGCGTGGATCATGTAAGTGTCGAGGCGTTTGCAAATCATTTGGACGAGAACCTGGAAGCTTTGGAGCGGACTTTACGGGACGGAACCTACCGTCCTTCGGCGATCCGGCGAGCGGTAATTCCGAAGCCGGGGAGTGAAGAAGGCCGTCCTCTAGGAATTCCGACGGTTCGAGACCGGGTGGTTCAAGGCGCGATTCGTCAGGTGCTGGAACCGATTTTCGAGAAGGATTTCGCCTCGAATAGTTACGGCTTTCGTCCGGGCCGGGGCTGCAAAAATGCCTTGCGAGAGGTGGACAGACTTCTGAAAGAAGGAGGCACGCATCTGGTGGATGTCGACATCAAGGGCTACTTCGACGCGATCGATCACGATCAGTTGATGGATGTGCTGAAGCGGAAGATCGCGGACGGAACGCTACTAGGTCTGGTGGAACAATTTCTGAAAGCCGAGATATTCTCGCCGATGGGGAGTTGGGAGCCAGATTCGGGAGCGCCGCAAGGAGCGGTTTTGAGTCCGTTGTTGAGTAACGCCTATCTGGATCCTTTGGACCATTTGATGGAATCCCTAGGTTTTCGGATGGTGCGATACGCGGATGACATGGTGATCGTCTGCCGCAGTCGAGCGGAAGCGGAAGAAGCCCTGGCGACGTTGAGCCGCTGGTGCGAATCGGCCAAGCTACAACTGCATCCGGAAAAGACGAGAGTGGTGGACACGCAGATCGAGAGTTTCGAATTTCTAGGCTATTGCTTTGGAGTTTATAAAGGACAACGTCTGATATATCCTCGGAAGCGAAGTCTGGAGAAACTTCGGGATGCGATTCGCGCGAAAACGAAGCGGAAAAGAGGCGATAGCCTGTCGCAGATCGTCCGCGACGTGAGCGTAACGCTACGAGGCTGGTACGGATACTTCAAGCACAGCAAAAAGGGGATCTTTCGGGACGTGGATAAATGGACTCGAATGCGGCTGCGGTGCATACTGCGTCGTCGTCTGGGTCACGATTGCAGAAGCCGAAAGAGAGATAACTTCAAGTGGCCCAAAGCTTACTTTGCCGAGGCGGGACTGTTCTCCCTGGAACAGGCACATCGTCTGGAATCTCAATCCCTCAAGGGGTAAGACTACTGACCGGAAAGCCGGATGCGGGAGATCCGCCCGTCCGGTTTGGAGGGAAGGGGGAGCCATTAACTCCTCCTAGCCCTATACGGAAATTGGACGAGGATTGAGTCCTACAATTCGCAAAGATCAATAAAAAAAACAGCAAGTAACCAGTGCCACCCAAACTGTTACTCAATAACGACTTGAGTTGATTTAGTTAGGTTACCAGTGCCACCCCGCCGAACACCGGGGAATTTTGGAGCGGTCTGATGACCGAGACCGGGGTGTTGCGATGGGCCGGCGTAGACCGGCACGAGGCGCTGCCGTTCTCCGTTTATTGCCGAAGTGGTCCAAGAATATTTGCAGCGAGAAGGCGTGTTCGGCTTGTACTCTCCGCCGAGGAGGCCACAATATAACGGTGCGCTCGAAGCGGGCATTGGATCTTTGAGAAGTCGAATCGAACGTAGAGCTGCCTGGGAAGGCCATCCGGAAGTGTGGAACGCTGAGGATGTGGAGGCGGCTCGACGGGAAGCCAATGCCTTGGCTCGACCGAGAGGAGGTCTGGGTCCTACTCCCGAGACGCTTTGGAAAAGTCGGGAGAGAGTCGCGACAGAATCTCGCGATCAGTTCCGAGAGCTTGTTGAAATCCATCGGAACCGAGCTATGGAGGAGGAAGGAAAATCTCCTTCGGGAGTGTTGCTCGAGCAGGAAGCTCGCCGTATCGATCGAATTGCTTTACGCCGTGCTCTCGTCGATCACGGCGATCTTTTGTTCAAGAGAGGGCCAATTCCTCTAGGTATTAAATCGCAAAAAACGGCAAATATTACGTGAGGGGTACAGATTCAAGGCCGTATGCCTGAAAATTTGGCAGAACAGCTAATTATGGAAGATGCATTTGAGGACGGCGGCCAAGTGATTATGAAAGGTCCTTTTGGTGATCCTTTGTATCAAGCCCCAGGCTGGGTTAAAAAGCAAATTACGCATACGCTGCCTGATGGAACAAAGATAGTAGTACATTATATGCACAACACGATTACTGGTGAAATTGCTCAGGTTAAATTCAAGTAGCCTAGTAATTCCCAATTAGCGAAAGACTGAGAATGAAGATTGAATGTATTTCAAAATCTGCAATCACTTTGCCAGTAGACTTGATTCGTCCCGAGCTCGGACTCGGTAGAGATCGCATTTTTTCTTTAATTACTGGAAAGCAATATGTCGTATATGGTATTACATGTTACCTCGGTCATTTATGGTACTATATTTGTGATGAAGACTACTCTTACTATCCAATATGGAACCCGGCCCCATTATTTAGAATAACAGACAATCGAATATCTAAGTACTGGGAAATAGGCGAATATCTAATAGGCTCCTCAGAAATAATCCCGATTATTTCTTTCAGCGAATGGGTACAAAATCCCATATTTTATGATCTGCTAACAGATAGGGAGCAATCCGCCGTACAAACATTTATAAAATACAAGAAGTTGATTGATGAAGAATCTAACATAATTGATCAGGATGATGCGCAACTGTAGACGCTCTGTCCTGATCAAAAACCAGTACCGTCCTGGTCGAAAACCATGTCCAACAGTCGGAGTGGATTTTTCGTGGTTAAAATCCAAGCTAAGATTGACCGGGGTTGTCTCAAAATAGGGGTTCGAATCCCAGCCGACTGATACGATGGTTGAATTCTTGCGGTTCAGCGCGCGGAGTCGCCTTGGGAAGTTCGGATGATTTTGACTTTATGCCGCTCGGCGATAGCTTTTCAGAAGTCCGCCGAGCCGTTCTTGCACAAAACGCTGCTGAATTGCTTCACCAATCCGATGGCATTCGTGAATAGTATCCGATGCCCGCTTCGATTATTTGAGGGCGAAGATGGAAGAGACGTCAATATTCCTCTGGCTCTGGCCGCTCGGAAAGCCGGTAAGGACTGCGAAATTGTAAACGTTACGGGAAATCATCAAGAGATGGTTTCGCCATCGGTCAAGAAATTAATCGAGTGGTTCCGGCAGTTGAAATAGCTCTGCAAAAAATTGTTTTTCCCTTTGCAGCAATAACAATTTCAAAAACTGTGAATATCCCTTAATTTTCGATAGCTACAAACAGATCTTATTAACATTGCTGCAGCATTAGGCCACCGAGATCGTGCTCCGGTCGATGCCCAGAGCCTCGCCGATCTTCGCCTGTGTGCCCGGTGAGGCACATGTTGGCGATGATCCCCAGACGGGCATGATCGTAGACTTCCTTGCGTTGTGACTTGGTGGCGCGAGGCGGGGGCGGGAGCCGCTTCGTCAACTTCGGACGGGGATGGTTCGGTGTTTTTTTTGGCCATGGCAGTGTGCAGGGAGTTAGTGTGCAAGCTCCCCGATTATGCCAAACGGGTCCGAACTGGGTGAGAAGCTACCGTTCCAAATAGATTTGGAAAGTGAATTTAGATTCGATTCACTCAACAGCTGAAGCAAGATCGAGAATGGAAGGCGCGAAATTGTGGTTCAATTAAGCAGAGACTGAATGTTCTTGAGAACGTAGTCAAATAAGAATTGATCTGAGCAATTTTTGGAATGAGCGTTGAGTCTGATAAGTACGTACACTCCTACAACATTTCCTCCGATACCTCCCCCCCAGGTTGTTCCAGTTGTCGCTCCGAAGGATTTATTTTTGAGTCCAATCCCTAGAGTTCTGGGTACTACACTAACGATCTCCCAACCATCGAGCCCCAATTTGGGAAGCAATCCGAGACTGAACCCTGAACACACCATTTCGTCGAGGACTTTTGAATCGATCTCAAGGTAAACACTTTCATACAAAACCACCTGTTCGCCATCCAAGATCCTTTTCTTGATCGCCTTGGCGAGGGTAAGAGCTTTATTTTTGCGTTCCTGATTATCTTTCTCATTTTTTCGCGTTGCTCCTCGGCTGCAGCAACCTGCTCTCGATGAATTAGAATCAGGCAGTCAAAGCAATATTTTTTCATGGAAATTAGGCCCAGTGAAGCTCCACATCTTTTACATTTGGGCATCTTAAACTCCCGTTTCGCGATCTTTGAATAAGAATTTTCAGTGTCTACTTTATTGGCCGAAACGATCATGGAAGTTCGATTGAGGAAAGCCGTCGAATCGAGATTTGCGGCCCAGATTGGTCGTCTAGTTGATGTTCCTTTTAGTCAGAACAAATTGCTTAAGCTGACTCTAAGATTCCGGGCGATGATCCGAAGGTTGAGTATGGAGAGGTTGCGTTCCCCACGTTCCACGGAACCGATAAATGTTCGGTGCAGCTGACATTTCTCAGCTAGTTCCGCTTGGGTTAAGCCCTTTTTTTCACGGATTTCGCGTATCCGGGAACCGAGCTGGAACAGGAATGCTTGATCGTCGAGATTCATGCTTGACGAACATGCTGCCATTAGTCATGATGTGTTTAAGTAGCATTTTGGTGATGCGTTTAAGTTTCCCCTAAGTGAAGAACTGGCCCATATGAGGAAAATCGGAGATTTTGATTCAGCCTCTGGTTCCAAAAGCGTCCCAAATCTGAACTTTTGAATTCATTCTCTTGAATCTGCAAAAAGGATAGTTCGTTCAAATGAGACTCGCCCATAGAGCCAATTTGGTTGCTGGTTTGCTCTTCTTGATCTCGTTGATTTCTCGGCTTGGCTGGTTTCAGACTAGCCATTCACATGCGCCACCCGACCCAGAGAGTGCGATACTCTTTCCCGCCCTAATCCCTCCGACGGGATCAGAACGGTCCTATTATGAAGAGCTTTATCAACGCGATCCTAAGGCCATGGACTTCTATCTCCGTCTTACTCCGGCTGAGGTGCGGCGAGAAGCGTTGAATATTTTGGCCGAAAAAGAACTCCAGAAGCAACCCTGCGTCCGCTTCGAACTCCTTAAGATTATTGCTCATCAATCGGCGACAACAGCCCCAGAAAAAGCCCGCTTTCTGATCGCTCAAACCGCTTATCTGAAAACTCTCGAGAATGCTCCCGAGCGACAGAAAATCTATCTCAAGTCCTTGAGCGAAGATCCTCAGGCGGTCCGCAGCGGTTTCACCGCCTGGGACCAGTCAATTCGCACCGTCCTTGCGGATCCAGATCTTTGGTCCTTTTACCAACAAGAGAAACGCACTCAACCCCACCCCTTCTGGCTGGATGAAACGTTACTAGCGATTGTCCAAGTGAAGAAAGATGGTCAGGATCTCGTCCATAGTCCGGAATTAATACGTGAGATCGTTAGCACTGCCCGGCAGCATGGTCCAATAGCTCGTCAAATTGTCCGGGATCTCAACCTGGGTGCGGAGGGGATGCTCCTGCTGCTACAGTATGGTCCCCTGATTGAGAGAGCGGTTCACGAGCAACTGGATCTTCAAGAAGTGCTCGAAATCCTCTATGCCAATCCCGGCGAATTCGATCAGGGGGAACCATCGGAGTTGGCCCTGCAATTGAAAGAGATCTATTCGAAGAAACCGGTTGTTTGGCGGGCGGCACGCTGCTTTCCCTTATGCTGGAAACTTAACCGAGAGTATCCGATGGAGGCTTCGCGACTGTTGGAACAATTTGCGATCGATGATATTGCGAGCTTTCTCTATCTATACTACCCGGACCAAATGCCGGAAGCTATCGCCGCACTGCGATCGACGGGCGATGCGGCCTGGGGTACTCTGAAATACTTCGCCGAACTCAAGAGCGATAATCGGGAAATATTTAAGGAGATCCTGAAAAAACAAGGTTGGCGAGTCGTTCCCTACCTGTTGAAAAACGGCGAATCCGGATTACAGCGTCTAAGAGAAAACCCCGACGATACCCGATGGCTGGATAAAGATTTCGATTCCGAAGGAAACATCGTCAATCAGGGATGGGCAGCGGAACTCCCCATCATTTCCGGTCCGTTTCTAGCTCTGCGACATGGAATCAACGGCACTCTCGACTGGGATGAAGCCGGCTGGGCGGCCTTAGATTTGTCCGAAGCGGCGGCCTTGGTTGGAACCTCGGGAGTTTCACTAATCTGGTCGGGGGCAAAGAATTCTGCCAAGATTGGTGCGAAGCAAGTACTGAAACGTGTTCAATCTCAGCAAGCTCGGGAATTTCTATTGAAAGAAGCTCGGTCAATGGCTTCTAAGCCCTCGATCAGTCGCTCCGCTCAACGCCAAACCTTCCGCGAAAAGGCTCTACCTTCGTTGTTCTCTAGATCCTCGACCCAGGCGACTTTCCAGAAGTATGTGATTTCGCGGGGTTCCCGTCTAGTCTCTCAAAATAACCGGAATTCACTTCAGAAAAGTTTCGAAAAAATCAAAGCATCAGTTCGCAAAATCGATGAGAAAATTTCGCAACTCAAGGATCCAAATAAAAATAGGGGAGCCTTCGGTCCCAATGATCCGACCTTCCAGGAAAATTTACCCCACAACTTACCCCACAACGAACAATTTGTTAGCTACCTGAAGAATCCTGATAGCCTCTCAGTTCTTCAAGATCAGCTTTTCGAAGTCGCTCTTCTCAGTCGCTGGGATTCCGATTTAGAGCATATCCAGCAAGAACAAGACTCAACCGATTGCTTGGATTTAGACTCAAAGAAACTGGCTGAGGAGATGGCTTCTTTCTGGAGGCCGTCTCCTGCGTCGACAACTTCCCGGCCGGCTTCGAAAGTATTCCTCCGGATTGCTGCCGGAGCAAGTCTCATCGCACTGGTAGTGTTATTGGTGACAGGGAAGAATAGATTCCGTCGCTCGAAGATATCTTGGTTGGTAGGGATCGGGAATTTAGTTATCCTGGGTTTCTGCCTCTTGGAGTATTGGAACCCGCATTTGCGGTCGGTAACTGCTACAGAACAGGCTTTAGCCCGGTTGAGCGATGACCAGGTGTGCTGGGAGCAGCGACTTTCGGAGGTCTTGGATACACCCGATGAGGCGTTACAACAGGAACGCAATCGATTGGTGAATTCTCTACTGGAGGACTTTCACAAACAACTTACAGAAGGATCTGGTCTCACCGATCTCAAAAATAAAGAAGAGTCGCTCCGTGTTCTCAAACCCTTTTTCCCACTACACGCCCGCGTTCAATTGGAGGACTTGATAGTCCAAGCCAGTCAAAAACGAGAGGAGAAGGATCTCCAGAAGGTAAAGGTGGAGTTCGATTCCAGACTAGCTCCCTTTAAGGAGTCGGCCCAAAGATTCCTTAAGGAACACCCCAATTCCTCATCCAAAGCCCAGGTGCTCGGCTGGATCAACGAGAGGATTGGCAAAGATATCCGCGAGCTCAAACTTAAGATCCAGCAGATTGATAGCAGTACCCCCACTGGAATAGCAGAACGGCTCTCAGAACTTTCCAAACTCCGAGATCAATTAAGTCCTCAGGATCCGGAACGAGCCAGGATCGCCGCTGCGATAAAAGTGGCTCATCGCCTAGCAACCGAAGAAGAATTCACGATCGTGCTCCACAATTCCGGAGAATTTAGGGTAGCTGAATTCCATCGGGTCGTGGTTTACAGCGGCGACGATATCGTTTTTGATCAAAAAGGTTCTCATCGCGTTCAAATTCAGGATTGGCAGGAAGAGTTCAAGCTCAGGTGGCAGTACGATAAGCCGATCCGAATTCAAATACGTTTGGGGAGTACGGTAATCTTCTCTACTTCCTTTTGCGCCGAGAAGACGGAATCGGGTGGTTTGTCCATTCTGGCCCTCAATGGCAAGCGGGAACTTGAATCCAAGTCTCATCGATTTACCGGGACACCCTACGTCACTTTCGAAATAAAAGATTTCACGGCCGAAGAAGAGCAGGCGTTTCGAACGTATATCCTCAGTAATGAATGGTGATGGATAGGGCCGGAGGTGAGCTCGAAATCGGGGTATTGGAATGCTCCCTCTTTAACTGAGAATCGCTTTCGAAGTGAGTTCAAGCCCCTGGCAAAATTTGGCCCAAGTTACTGAGAGAACTGGATCGAGAATAGATATGGAACAAGTCAGGATCGAGGTTCTTTCAAATTTGAGTTCTGATTCCGTCTAATGGCCAGATTACGAATGTTGCTCCTGTCACGTTTGAGGATTTCAGAACAGTTGTTTGGCTAGGCTGCTTATGACAATCACCTGTAGATTATAATGACCCGCACCAAATTTAAGTGCCGAAATCGCCAAAAAACGCTGATAATCTCTGCTTTTCCGTCTCATCGACGACTTCGAAGCTAACTGGGAATAAAAACTCGCAATTCCATCAATTCTGCTGATTCAAAGCTTTATCCGTGCAAATACCGTGCGGTCTAACTGCTGTTTGGACTTCGAGATTGATTTGGTTAAATCTTGGCCATTCTGTGTTCGCAAATCGAACTCGTTTATCGAGAATCGGCCTATTCGATTAGCATGCGGCCATGGATTCGAGCGAGGAAGTTCCCGAATGTCCCGGTGGCCGCAAACGTGACGCGATCAACGCGGATTTACTTCATCGCGTCACGCCTTTGGAAGTGAAGCTTAACACTAATTCTCGCAATTTTTCCAATCCTCTTTCGGCCAATTCACTGGACGCTCCGCCGCCGGTAGTCAAGCAGAAATCGAAGCGTCGACACGGCGGTCAACAGGGTCATGCCTCATTTGAAACAGCTATTGCCTTCTGATCGAACCACACGCGTCGAACGGATTGTTCCCGATTTGTGTGGCTGTTGCGGCGTAACGACGCAGGCGAGTAGTCCTCAGTCCCTTCGACAGCACAGCATCAGTCCTTGGTTTACGGCGACTTTATCGTATTTGAGCGGCTGTTAGTGAGTCAGCAAACGCTGCGTCGGAGAAATCGCCGAGGCGATCTTCGGCGTGCCGATTGCCTTGGGTACAGTGTCGAACCTGGAGCGGGAAGCAGCGTCGCGTTCGAGCCAGCTCATACCGAGGCGGTTCAGTCGATCTGAACTCATCCGTGAAATATGTCGACGAAACCAGCTGGAAGTTGGGGGCAAGCTGTGTTGGCTCTGGGGAGCGGCAACGACCAATTTCGAAGCCTTTGTGATTCACGGTCAAAGTGGCGTGGCGGGTTTGACGACGCTCCTGGGGAAAAACATTCGAGGGATTCTTCACATTGATCGCTGGCATGCGTATCGGCAAGTGCCCGAAGAGCGCCGACAATTGTGTTGGGCTCATCTAAAACGGGACTTTCGAAAAATTGTCGAAGGCGGCGGGCCCAGTGAGTTCGTGGGACGCCGCGGCCTTCGCTTGGTCCGGGAGTTGTTCGTGGCCTGGCAGGCCTTCCGAGCCGGCACGATTGACCGCGCGTGTCTTCGC
The genomic region above belongs to Telmatocola sphagniphila and contains:
- the ltrA gene encoding group II intron reverse transcriptase/maturase is translated as MLSALEAGVKGGVWFSLMDKVCKKRNLKSSATKVIANAGSAGVDHVSVEAFANHLDENLEALERTLRDGTYRPSAIRRAVIPKPGSEEGRPLGIPTVRDRVVQGAIRQVLEPIFEKDFASNSYGFRPGRGCKNALREVDRLLKEGGTHLVDVDIKGYFDAIDHDQLMDVLKRKIADGTLLGLVEQFLKAEIFSPMGSWEPDSGAPQGAVLSPLLSNAYLDPLDHLMESLGFRMVRYADDMVIVCRSRAEAEEALATLSRWCESAKLQLHPEKTRVVDTQIESFEFLGYCFGVYKGQRLIYPRKRSLEKLRDAIRAKTKRKRGDSLSQIVRDVSVTLRGWYGYFKHSKKGIFRDVDKWTRMRLRCILRRRLGHDCRSRKRDNFKWPKAYFAEAGLFSLEQAHRLESQSLKG
- a CDS encoding helix-turn-helix domain-containing protein, with the translated sequence MAACSSSMNLDDQAFLFQLGSRIREIREKKGLTQAELAEKCQLHRTFIGSVERGERNLSILNLRIIARNLRVSLSNLF
- a CDS encoding DUF6444 domain-containing protein, with the translated sequence MDSSEEVPECPGGRKRDAINADLLHRVTPLEVKLNTNSRNFSNPLSANSLDAPPPVVKQKSKRRHGGQQGHASFETAIAF
- a CDS encoding IS66 family transposase, which produces MCWLWGAATTNFEAFVIHGQSGVAGLTTLLGKNIRGILHIDRWHAYRQVPEERRQLCWAHLKRDFRKIVEGGGPSEFVGRRGLRLVRELFVAWQAFRAGTIDRACLRALIAPLERCLNKTLLQGALAGEERIAKF